In Anolis carolinensis isolate JA03-04 chromosome 4, rAnoCar3.1.pri, whole genome shotgun sequence, the genomic window AAGCAGCGGCTGAATAGAACATACATGCCATAGGGTCGAGTTTCTTGCCATCTCCATCTGCAGGTGTCTTTATACCTCTTTTGAAGGGATTTTGACTCAGCCATTCTCACAATGATTGAATTGGGCTTAGGGTGTTGTAAAAGGCAATCCAATCCTGCTTTAGAGGTGAACTAGACTGATGATGCCAGGACATCTGTGCCATTTGCAGAAGGAACAGCAACAAAGGAATCAAGCCTGGTGTTGGTACTTTTGAATCCACCTGTATACAAGATCAGATAGCTCAAACACATGCTATTTCACTTCCAAGTCCAAGAACTTCACCATTCTCAACATTTGTTCTGTGAAAGCCCTGACCTCACTGTTTGACAAGGCTCAGCTAGGAGAGGAAAAGTGGAAGGAAGCACATTGGTGAACTGAGTCCAACTCATCAGAATGTGATGACTTCATGAACTTTCACCTACATGGACTGGTGAGACAGAACGACGTGGTGACACCCTTGCCTCTGGAGACAATATTGGCAGCCAAGACTGAGGCAGCACCACTGGAGGTGAATAATGTATAGGAGGGTTGGACTGAGTCAAAACCAATACTGGTCCACACCAAGTTGAAGACCTTGGGCTACTCGATATCGAGGTGAATGGCACCAAGGCAGATTCTGATCTACAAAACTGTCCACAACGATAGTAGAAAGGATCAAATTATCTGGAATGATACTAGTCTTCAAGGTCCTTGTAAGTGAATCTGGAGATGGAAAGCATCCATGTGGATAGCATGCCAACTGAACATTGTAGACTCTATACTTCTCTGGATCCTTACAGCCATATCACCTGATATCAGGTCACACAAATGGCATTTGGATTTATAATGgtactggtggtgcagtggagaTCTCACCCAAAGATGATAGGATCTAGATGCAGACAACTCTAGTCTCTGGCAGCTGCTACACTCTGATCTGGACATCTAACCATGACATTAAGTGGGTGAACAAGAAGAGGGAGATCCTTCAGTGGTGGAAGAGATCCAAGAAACAGCCTAGTGCAACCTGAAGATGACACTCTCTTTTACACCATTGTGGGAGAGTTAATGATCTTGCCTTCAGAGACGGTACCAATATACTCAACCTGTGGAGACTTCTCACACCTGTTAGTGAGCTGATGTTTGACATAGAGAGATGAGTGATTTGACAGAGACTGGAATTGAGGACTACAATATATTGTTGGAggttttcatagccggaatcactgggttgctgtgaccttttgggctgtatggacaaTGCAGCTAGAACAcatagcctgaaaaactcacaacagccaAGGACTACAATTATTGAATTGACCCCATCATAAGAGATTACTCTGTGCATCAGGACTGGAGAAGGCTAAACCTGATGCTCAGTTCCGCCAGTgtcctttccctcttctttttcttaCTGCACTTCTTTGGCACATGGTGCTTCAAAACTGATGTGGAAACCTCCACTTCAACTAATCTACCTGGTGTCGAGGCTATCTTGGATTGAGCTTCCACAATGAAGTGTATACCTAGTGTTGAGGAAACCCTGGACTGAGTGACAGGTTCCAGGTAAGAAAGGAGTTGCTGAAAATTTTAAGGTTTGGTACCAAAACAAGGGATAGACACTGGCACTGCCTCAGAGCAGTGGGGAAAGGGTGTGATAGCTTCCGTAGATCACTTCTATTTCTATGAAAGGAAGTGTCTTATATTGACCCACATTACTGATTTGAGGAGATCTGAGGAGGATCTTCCTCTAGTCTTTGCTGGAACCTATAGGGAGGGATGTACAATCTACACTAAATGTTAACTATCTGAGGCAGGGGAAATAGGTTCTACAACCTgaataaaatatgtaaatgtgcATGCATTAGTTAATGAGTTAAGTAAATAAATGATTTACTCTGCTTCTGGGAGGATAAGTAGTTACAGATGGCACTGAGGCTTCTCTTGCGACTACTGGAAATCCTCTCAAGACCTTCCCCAACAGCAGCTTCCAGTGAAATTGACATTAAAAAATAGAAGCTGCCTCTGCAGACAAGAGGAGACAAACTGAGCCCCAGCCTGTCCATCtatgggaggaaagagaaggctTTTATCTATGCATGTGATAAAATGTCCTGGAAATTCCTCATATACAACCTCATGAGGCTGCTGCAGATGGAACGAACTACAATGGGAAAATCTTTAATGCCACCTGCAGGCCACTGCTGTATGGAAGAGACGAGCACAgggatttctttttttctccaggcAATTTGCCTCTCTATCTAAGCACTAAAAAGCAGCAAGGCAAGGTGCCATTTCAAGAAGGTGAATAAACTCATATTGGCACTAAGATGTGGATCTCAAGGACCAttacagaaatgctggaacagGAGAAAAAGAAATGGCAAAACACTCATTTTTATAACAGGTAGAATGCTTTGGCAATCTAATAATGATGGAAAGCCAAGAAAATTAGGTGTTCTTTCTTTCTAGTCATGCCTATTAGTTCAGGGCAGCACTTTACCTCTTCTCTTAGCTCCTTCATCCTCTCCTCGAAGTCATAATCCTTTTGCTTCtcctccattttcttcttattcacttcaAAGCGCTTCTTTACTTGATCCAGCGTAGAGCGCTCTACTCTCATGGACATACCAAGGTTTCTCTGATCTAAAAAAAGGGCATGGACCAGTGTTGTCAATTTCTTGTGCCAAAGTTCAGGCATATTCTTGTACAGACAGGTAACATTTACTCCAAATGTGAATCTGTGAGTTAATTTTGGATAGGCAATTGTGATTACCAAGCTCTTAATTAATAGTCTGCTCAAAGCTGGAGGCCTTGATTGACACAGCAGGAAAGGAGTGAAAGAACTATCTtctgcctccttcccttcctgaTTACCTTCAGCCTCACCCGAGCCAGTATTCAACAATGCATAGCAAACAACGACCGGGTCCCATGTGGCTGGAGCTCATAACACTTAACAACTGACTCTAAGCCTTCTGGACTTGAGATGAAATCCTTTTCAAGACTGCAGGGAGGATTTCCATAAAAAGATGCCTTTTTAAACACACAGCATGACTATGAAGGTGAAATTCATACGCTGTATGCCTCAAGTGGGATGAGGCCAACTGTGCTTGCTAGCTTTGTACGTCATGGAAATGGGAACAAAAGGTTGATCTCCTGCTTAAGTACCTGCCTCGCCAATCTATACATGTTAAATCGTTTTTAATGCAGCCAATATGCATCAATAGGTAACCCACACGTACAGTGCAGTCAGGATGGGTCTGGGGCACAGCCTTCTCTGTACTGTTTTGTCAGATCATTTGGCTTCTATattgaaggaaaaggaaggacaaCAATCTTACAAGAGTAGATATGCCTTTTCTCCAGGGAAAGGGAATTTCTGTTAAACTGGCTCAAAGAGGCTCCTGGGGCAGTCTCTCTGCGAAGTCACCACCACTGGTCCAGCTCTGGAGATTCCGTTGCACCAAGAaatcccaccatcatctccaaCTACAGACTGGAGGTTAAGCAGACTTTCCCATCTTGATCAATTGGAAAAGTCAGCAGTGTGTATACATGTGCATAATCAGTTACTGGGAAGAAAGAGCAGGAATAAAGTCACCTGCCCACATCATCCACAAAGAATTCCCTACAACCAGCACTGGGTGGGATGGCTTCCTCTTTGTTGTGGCTTCCTACTTTGGGAAGGttagagaaagaaatgaaaataaggTTTATTTGAACCACCTTGTCCCCAGGCATAATCTAACTCACAGGTCACCTGTTCCTTCTTCAAATTTGTAATCATAGGGATATATGGTTGGCATATGCAGAAGGCACAGCTATaagatttttatttgtttcttcctTGCTAAGTATTAGGATTTTCTAACAACTGTTCAAAATTCCTCTGTGTAGTAACTAACTGGCAGGAGGCAACATTAATTGGCAGAGTCTTGAATAACTCAGAAAACTGAAAAATATACTATACGATTTATTTGGGGGAAAACAAAACACAGCATATAAGAAATTCAAAGAAACAGAAAGATCTATTAACTccacaacaattttatttattatatttgtatcttatttttaaagatattaaATTCCAATTccaatgaaacaaaataaatacgCCACCCGGATTATTTTCCATACTGTAGGTAGCCTGATATTTAAACATACTTCAGCTGAAGCAATCTCTGGGCTCCCCTTGCTTACAACCCTAGCTTTTTTGTGACTTTTTGTGACTTAAAGGAAGATGGGAGAAATAGTCCAACTGGAGCAGGTTCTGAGATCTTCTCTATAGTTGACTATCAGATAACTTGGTCAAAAAGATTGCATGAAACAAGCTGTTTGTGTACTGTTGTGTACATTTTttcatacattttattgattagcccatcggccgtatcaaaacacttgacaaacacatttaacacatacacatacagcatCCAACCCACagtacaacaaaagttaaaataaacaagctattAACAAGGGATCAAGATCCCaatccagatcaaatatctgtATCACCCGTATAGCTGTTTCCTACATGTTGGATCAACCCTATTTCATATCTCTAACCTCTGAACCTTGATAGATGCCTGCATTCAAGACACCAACTGGAAAATAAATGAGCAAGTACTGTTCCCTTGAAGAGATCTATTGTTAGTGATGAGGAACTGCATTCCCCATAGTTCCCCCTGGAGAAGGGTCTGCTTTTAAGGCACCACGGGGAATTTGGTTCTACATGACAAGCTCCAGGCGTCACAATGTTTCACAATATAGCAAATATTTAGGGGAGTTCAGAAATATAATAACCCAATTTTCTGTAGGAAGTGGACTTCTCCAGATAATGAATGCTACACAGGCAAAGCCTCTGAGTAATACAGTTGAGAGTTACCATCGACTGCagcatttctcaaactctgctcctccaggtattttggaattcagttcccacaattcctaacagctggtaaactggctgggatttctgggagatgtttttaactttgttgtgccctgcctcaagccatgagtagaggcaggtaagaatattaattattattattattacattaaaatCTGAATCATAAACTGCAGTTGAACCAGTATAAGGCCCATAAACCATGGCTGAAAGACCACAGGAAGCTCCTGGAGAAAGGTCATTGCTCAAAAACACAGCACACACTTTACATGGAACAGGCTTCTATTGTAAAGGAGTGTCAATGTGCaccatcaagtcatttctgatttatggtgacacgATTTTGACAGACTTCATTCACAAAGGAATttctcttgccttcctctgaggctgagagactgtgatttgccaaaggtcactcagtaggtttccatcATTGAGTGAAGATTTGAACCTCGATCTCCCAGTGTCTTCatccaataatcaaaccattgACTACACCATGTTGTGCTAAAGATGTGCAGCTGGACCACTGACTACTATGTGCACATGAATGAGGTCTTGGGAAACTCCTGAGAGCACTGGACAAGATGGAATGATAGATTGACTCAAAATTCATTAGGCTCTTATGTTAACTGCAAACACTAAATACAAATCTAATGTGCTTCCAATTTTTTGCTGATGTCGACTCTAAAATACATCATAGTGATCAGAGCTAAGAACATGTGAATGAAAGCCACTCAGCTCTAGTTTTGAAAGAGACAAGAGTCTTTGTATCAAAATTTGTGGAGAGTATATTTAGTTGCTCTCATCACTCAGTAAGGTTAATGCATAGGCTGAAGTGTCCCAAAGTTTTAGGCTTTTGTGATAACAATGATGCACCTATTTTCTGCCTGCATGCCCGAGCTACAGAACTTCCTGCTTGCTGCTGCTTGCTTCCTCCCTGTTACCTGGCTTGCCTCACCTTGTTGAAACACCTGCCACACTTTTTCTTATTTTCTCGCTTTGCTTCCCCTTGCTTCCTTCTCTCCCCCACACCTCCTTCTTCCCACCCACATTAGGTAACACAAATCTAGTATTACTTTAAACAGAAGAAGTCACAAAAAAGAAGGTGAAAGGTGGCAATATTTAGTGGGTGGTGTAACCTTTACCCTTCCACTTATGTGGATCTGTGCATATGGGCTGCTTCTGGGTAGTTTCCTCTTTTAGCCAAGACCACAAATGACATCTCAATTtctcattatcatcaccatcctgaccagtttatttttataccactTTTGCCACCTCTTATATGAGCTTCCTCTCTCAGCCATTTCATTGTCATACACTTAAGGAGATTTCTCATAGTTCAGTGTGAGAAAAAAAGTATCCTTACGTTTTTTGCCATTGATGTGATCCAGGAAGTTGATGGAATCTTTCACTACACAGTCACAGACATTACAATAATATCtaagataaagaaaaaaaatagtttatgAATTCTCAAATCTGTTATGAAACTCATTTTACATGAAGCTTTGTATTCAATTATTTGAGGTGGGTACCATATAAAGGCAATGTAATCAATATtgctgaacatttagaaataggTTAACAGCAGTAGCTGCAATTTCTCTTTCCTGACACTGCTCAGTGTTGCTACTCAGAGTAATAATATCCTCAGAGTTCCTATTCTCGCATGCACAAATCATATTTCCCCCCCAACTCTCTATTAAACATTCGCTGACACCCACCCATTTAATTATTACTGCAATGGAATGCTTCATGTGTATTTCTTGTTCCTGCTAAGCTCAAAGGGTTGGGTTTTGTCACCTATTAACCAAGACCCCAAATGCTCAAGACACGAGGACATTGAGGACAGAAAGTGATCAGGTACTGCAAGTTTAAGGAGCAGTTTTGCAAAATAGCTTGCACATTTGCCCAGAACTTGCTCCAGGCAGGTTTTATGTGTcagatgtatttttatttttgattctCAAACTATTGGAATTATAAAATAAATTAGCTTAAACCAGGGGCTAGGGAACATGAGCCCTTCCCCAAGATGTTGAGCTACATTCCCAACAACTCTAGGCAGCATGACTAATGATGAGACATATTGGGCACtgcaatccaacagcatctggTAGGCACTCTCCCCAGTGAAAGTGGTGTGAAAGATTTGTGTGAGTTTATGTGCACACATGCATCATGAAGTGGGGGAAAATATAAAGAGACACTCTACGAAGTATATGGGGCCACATGAGACTTTATATGTGAGTTTCAACACCTTGAATCAAATTCTGAACTGCTTTAACTATGGATTCCTGCAAACACgggagttggacttgatggctctTGGTACCTAACATTATAATTCAATGACATATTTGCAGCCAGCAGAGTGAGAATAAAGCTGGCTGGATATGTTTGCAATTCTTCACATCCACAAGGATGTAGAACTTATTTAGCAAGTCACAATATCTAAAAGTTATCTTCAAGAGCAGCCCCACATTAAGTATACTGCAACCATCTTGCCTAAAATTCAGAAACTATAGATTAGTACTGCAAAACTCTCTACTTTTAGGTGCTTTGTAGGAATAAATGGAATTGATAGAAGACATTAGTGACAACTGCTTGATCAAAATTTGTCAAAGATATGTACCTAATCTGAAGAGGACATTACAACCCCTTCAATCAGAGGAAAATCTATGTTCTCCTTGATCTGAAAATATTACCATCACCTGTGATCTGTCTGAACACAATCAGATAGTCTTCACACACCTGGCCATAGCGCAGATGCAAGAGAGAAGAACCACCACACAGATGTTTAATTATTCTCCTAGCCCACAACAGCCCAATGACCATCATTTGATTACACAACCATGGTGTGGTGTTTTTCTggaattttatgtcagtatttgttttatgaggcattgaaagtttgcagttgtatgttggaatccgccctgagtccccttggagagataaggcagaatagaagtttttattattattctatcctcTCTGTAGAACTGATATAGGAATTAGAATAGCAAAACCTATAAAAAAACTCACCCGCCCATCTCAGACTGAGGAGTCGTTTTGGTGATAACAATGGTTTTCCCCAGTTTGGATTCCAGGTCCACCTTGTAATCTCGGTGCCGAAGAAGCTCACGCTTGACAGGCTGTACTGGCTTGCCTGAAACATAGCAACAAAccattgtttttcctttctttcaattAATTTTAATTCCTCTATTTTTGAAAGCAAGTTGTATAATTTTTGTTTGGCAGAGTAAGAGcatcaaggaaaggaatgaggtttTATAAAGGATGAAGTTGGTTGTATTGTCTATACTTGTATTCCCTGCATACTTTCAGTCCACAGTGATTCTTAATGAAATAAAGCTGTGCCATCTCATAGATAAAAGGTTACTAAccatctttcttttctctttcttctgtaAGCCGTTTCTCTGCAAGTTTCTCATATTCATCTTTGTCCCACTTCCGACGAAAGTCCAAGTTTTTAGCCTGTTACACAAAAATATAATACAACATTTCAACATTCAATTAAGAATTGAAACTCTAATTGTGAAAAGATTGGGCGTTATCAGCTTTATAAAGAGATAGTGAAAGAAGCAAACTTGTTTAATTTCTAACTCTTCTCACATGAGAAAGATAGTAAGAAGGCCCATGCAAGAAAATAAAACTCCAGCTATACAAAATTCATCAAAGTAATTCCAGTTGCAGTCCTAAGACCCTTACTTGATAGGAAGTTCAAGATGATACAGTAGGATTTCCAGTTAAATATGTATTAACACTGTAAGAATCATGAAAAGCTTTAAATTACAATTATGTACTCTTATTTTCCTGCAATAATCGTAATGCAAATAATGGTTGTGATTTTTCGTCTAAAATAACTAGAACAAATGCCGTCATGTGGAATTAGTGCCAGATCAAGAAGTAAAAAAATTGGTTATTCAATCCTAGCCATAGTAAAATAATGACAAAAAACATCAGACAAGCACACAGAACTTTGTGTGAATATGGATGACAGGTACAACCATGATATAAATTATGCAATTAGAGTTATCAccaagtttattttttaaaaagaagaagccaAATTATACCTAGAGTGGTTTAAATCAAGACCAAGGGAGATCACTTGGCTGTAAAACATCAATCACTCTTATATTGAGCTTTTTTTGAGTTCAGGAGAAATGCAAATAAAGAGTAGAATGTGAGAGAGgtttataatatttattcatgGTGCAAAGACAGGAGATAGAGGTttttttctccttcatctctGAGAACTCTTATTTATTCACTGCTAACTGCAGCAAAACAAGGGCATGAGGTTTCTGATAAGCACAAAGTCATTTCAGTGGAGCCAGGGAAGAGATAGGCACTTACAACAAGGGTATAAAAGGTATAAATGCATGAAATGAAATTAGTGTGTTCTCACCAAATAAAACATGCTCAATTGAATTGATGGACAATGGGCTCACAGCAGGCAAAAAGAAAAACTGATTTTCACAACATTGAACTAACCCATGAAATCTGGAACCACAAAATATGGTAATGGCCATTGGCTCAGGCAGGTTTTACAGGGATGAGACAAGATTCATGAATGTAAATTCAATTAGCATCCAGCCACCTATATAATATGCTACCAAATCCAAGAGTAGAAGCTTTGAGTtttcttatggagagaaaaagcaggatataaataaccattattatcattatcattattattattattccccccaccaaaaaaaattgGGAGTGGGGCAATGATGGAAATCAACATGTGTACCTCTTCTTTCTCAATGAAAGTATAACACAAAGGGTCACAGAATCTGACCTAACAAAAAGCAGATCATCaacatttaaaattgtatttcatGGACCACAAGTACTCCAAAATAGTTAGTCACAAGGAGGAGGATACAGAAATCAGCAACAGCCACAGACCTACTCTTGGACCTATTCAATATTAATGCCTACGCACACATAAAAATGTTAGGTTAAGAGCATGGGTTAAATTACTTCCTGTTTTTTTTAAGCATCACAATACCTGTAACAATGTTATCAGCAAATGCCAAACACGAACCATTTTTGGTAGCAAAATAATTGGGTCATTTGGCATGCTTACCTAGCACATGGAGCCAGATGATCCACAATGGGCATTCAGCACGCAAACCTGGCAATGTGCTATGTAGACACTCTCCTGTGGTCTTTAATATAACCTCCAGCCTGCACCTGAGTATCTCCATGTGCCAGCCCTCCATCCATCTCAATCATACTCCAAACGGCAAAGAGAAAGGGCACAGAACAATCGGTTCTTAGACAACTGTATGCTGGCCTCCATCTCTCTGGAGGACCATCAATATAAGTCTCCATTTCTAATGTGTCAGCATTTAGTGGCTGTGGATAATAAGGACAATTTAGCTGTACcttttaactatttttaaaaaggagaacagCTCCAACATTTCTCCTGTTATTAAATTGAATTTCAAAAATACCCATGTTATGTCTGTTTCAAATTATTGTTGCCTGCCCAGAGCACTCAAGAGAGAGAAGAGCTTCACATTTAAATTATGTtaagttttacatttttaaattgttactAAGCCTGAGCCTAAGGGATAGTGAGAATGAGAAATCTTAAATAAAATTAGTCAAGCATTTCTACACAAGCATTTTAATCTTAGTGCTGCTGCTTGTTCCTTTTTTTCACTGCTTCCCAGATACAGGTCCTGAATTTTAGTGGAAACCTGGAGATCTCAGCAAAACAACATTTTCTCTGCTTATTCCAACATTATGCCCTGCACCTTCAAGAAATAGGCTTCCATGCATGGATTTAATCTGCAGGTGACACCCCAATACCACATGTAGAACAGTGCTGTGGGCAAGACTAtcaaagaaggaagaagggagtgaACTTAAACACCACCCAAAACCTCTGTGGCAGTCAGTATAAGCTGCTGTAAGCAAGAATCTCTGGAGCAGGGCTTTTTGTGGTGTATTAGAAATTAAGTTACAAAAATGTTGTCAAAGAGTAATACAAATGTACAAGAAGTATTCTTAGCAAGACAGCATCATTCCAGAACAGAATTTAAAAGGCCATATAATCAATAAGCATTTCACTAATTTGACACTTACATATAATACAGCCCCAATTATTTCATTTGGCACAAGTAAAAGGAAAAGATATGGACAATTTAGAATAAACAgctgaaataaatattatttgaattgaattatagtTATTTTTATCCTGTCCTTCGGGGCCAGGCATTTTACCAAATAAGAAGCTAGGATTAAgtactttaaaacaaaaacaatgcataaaacaacatcaaattaaagcacaGAGAATCAACAATGCAAACTATGAAAAGTCTGTCATATATTTTTACCAGGAAAGAGAGGGCTAACGTTcattagggaaggagttccaaaaTTGCTTAGCCACCATTAAAAAAGCTCAGCCCTCCATAATTTGAGCTCTCTTCCTGGGGTCCAGAAAGCATATCCTCTAAATATAAGTATGATCTGAGGTGACCCAGAGGGATGCGGGTGATCTTCATAGATTGCCCTAGTATATGCTGCACTGCTAAAGAAGGCACTAGGCAGACAAACAAAGAATatgagtacacacacacacacacacacatatacactgtgtgtgtgtgtgtgtgtccatgtttgcatgtatttttcaagatggctcccacatccagagagccctgtaactctgccaacaacggatctggaccaaacctgaccccccccccccccccgcaagaaAAAACTGACTTTAAGAACTTGGTGGGGTTTAGGGGGCAATGGCAGAGaaagatgggagttatagttcatccacaTGGAAAGTGCACTGTGAACCACATCAAcaat contains:
- the zmat2 gene encoding zinc finger matrin-type protein 2, with amino-acid sequence MASGSGAKNLDFRRKWDKDEYEKLAEKRLTEEREKKDGKPVQPVKRELLRHRDYKVDLESKLGKTIVITKTTPQSEMGGYYCNVCDCVVKDSINFLDHINGKKHQRNLGMSMRVERSTLDQVKKRFEVNKKKMEEKQKDYDFEERMKELREEEEKAKAYKKEKQREKKRRAEEDLAFEEDDEMAAVMGFSGFGSTKKSH